TGCCCTGAGCGAAGTCGAAGGGAAAATCAAACTGCACAAACCAATAATCATAAATCATTTTAGCCATTGCTTCTAACTCAGCATTGATGCGGTTGTTGAGTTCGATTTTTGAATTCAGATTATTTAATATTGATGAAATATTAACTTGAGTGTTTTCATCAACTATATCTATCAGCATCTCCTTTAACGTCATCTGATTCAATGCTGATTGAGCGCTTGCAGATGAATTATTCCTCAAAAATGATTTCCCTGCAGAACTAATTAAATAATAGTAGAGATAAGATGGATTAATTTTGCAATTTTTAAGAATAACACTATTAGGATTAATACAAGCCTCTCCTATTTCCCTATTTACAATAGCTACTTTACCAATCGTACTTCCAACTTTTACGATTAAAATATCATTTAAATCTATTTTAATTTCGGGAGATTCTTCATACTTCTCTCGAGAAATATGTTTGGCCTTCGAAAGGTCTAAACGATTGTCAGATGTGATGTCATTTGCTCCAATCACCCATGGACCCTCATCACGTAAATCCTCAACTGTATATCCCTTCCAACCTACACGACCTGCAATTTTAACAATTTCATGAAGCTTAACTTTTTTAATCATACTTTAAAGAATTAAGTTGGTTCTGAATTAATAATTCTAATGATTTCGATTCAGCAAATAAATTATCTAAATTTCTCTTAAAGTCAGTAATTTTAGTTTCAAACTCTTTAGGTGTAATGTCAGAATATTCTATTTTTACATCGAAATATTGTCCAGCACTGAAGCTGAAATTCTTTTCCTTAATTTGCTCATAAGAAACAACCACCGTGAAGTCTTCCTTTGACTGATGTTTATTAAAAGTTTCAATAATGAGGTTTTCTTCTTCTTCAGAAAGTAAGGTTTTTTGGGTCTTTCCTTCCTTTACGGTGGTTCCCAATTTGGAAGCGTCCATCAATACAATATCACCTTTGGTGTTCGCTTTGTCAAGAAAGAGGATACTTACGTTTGTGCCGGTGGTGGCAAAGATGTTACTGGGCATGCTTACCACTCCACGTAACATTTTTTCTTCAACTAATTTTTCTCGTATCTTCTTTTCAATTCCGCTCTGGGCTGTAATAAAACCGGTTGGTACTACAATAGCAGCTTTACCATTCGCTGCCAGTGAAAACATGATATGCTGAATAAACAGGGGGTAAATTGCCATTTTATCTTTGTCCTTTTTAGGAACATTAGGAAGCCCAGCAAAGAACCGTTGGTGATTCTGTTTGGTATCAAGGTCAGCTACATAATCACTGAAATCAAGTTTAAAAGGAGGGTTAGAAACAATATAATCAAAGGTCATCAGCTTGTCTCCCACCTTATGGTAAGGATTCAGCATCGTATTCCCCTGAATAATATTCTGAATGGAATGAACCAGATTATTCAGGATAAGGTTCAGTCGCAGCATGCTGGAAGACTTCTGTGATATATCCTGAGAGTATATCGTACAACGGTCTTCA
This genomic stretch from Bacteroidota bacterium harbors:
- a CDS encoding SAM-dependent DNA methyltransferase → MVTQDFTAKTKELIDNLKGVCTSYGLGNDGNEFKIITQVFLYKFMNDKFGYEVKQLEPKLKDAESWEQEIAKYSDKQYEMLLLRMNPDSAKLKREHFLSNLYNKQDVEQFAKLFDDTLRDIAIFNNDIFSVKTGTGAKITLFDELSNFISDSSQRDNFCKAIVNQLVNFSFEKIFNQKFDFFSTIFEYLIKDYNKDGGGKYAEYYTPHAVAKIMAAILVDKPVKNVTCYDPSAGSGTLLMNLAHAIGEDRCTIYSQDISQKSSSMLRLNLILNNLVHSIQNIIQGNTMLNPYHKVGDKLMTFDYIVSNPPFKLDFSDYVADLDTKQNHQRFFAGLPNVPKKDKDKMAIYPLFIQHIMFSLAANGKAAIVVPTGFITAQSGIEKKIREKLVEEKMLRGVVSMPSNIFATTGTNVSILFLDKANTKGDIVLMDASKLGTTVKEGKTQKTLLSEEEENLIIETFNKHQSKEDFTVVVSYEQIKEKNFSFSAGQYFDVKIEYSDITPKEFETKITDFKRNLDNLFAESKSLELLIQNQLNSLKYD